In Phaseolus vulgaris cultivar G19833 chromosome 3, P. vulgaris v2.0, whole genome shotgun sequence, the sequence TAAAGCTTACTTAAGACAATAAGGAGAAAACATAGTTTATAATTGCTCAAATCATTTCTTAAACTATAAAATCTAGAAAAGGGAAagaaatttaattgttatttaaaattaagagagaataatagttataaaagaaaaaaaaaatcaaaagaataAAGAAGTATTAAGGTTTTCAAATtaggaaagaagaaaattttTAGAGTAATGACACCTATTATACCTAagttaaaactaaaatatatacatatatagatatatagatAAATACAAGTTTTTATAGTTAATTTTgtgtataataaaatatattttattatgatgattaattatttgaatatgagttcaattaatttttaaaaaagtaagtTATATGTGCAAATTtgactttttattatttaaaaagaaattaatatatttcaaagttatgaatgttttttttaataatgaagtgATGTTTTCAAACAATACTATTATTTGGATAGTTTTTTAAATATGTGGATTCTTGTAGTTTTGTTAAAATTAACGCGTGGTGCTAAAACGTTTGTATGACACTATAAGTTTGCTAAAAAAGACACATCAATTgatttatagttttttaatgtttaattatttatttttaaatatcttacATTTTTTATTGCAAAAATTGAATTGCACCTCAAAGATTTAGATCAAGTACCCAAACACCTTAAATAGAACTCTGCgaaaacaaatattttgaaaataaaagaaaaagtggtgggattttttcataagaaaaatgtaaaataagtaTATTAGTTATTGGtgcaattatataaaaaatcaaaaaatttcCTTTGATGTATTCTGCATGTGTGTGATTTTGCAGAAAGGGGCTGGGATGTATTTGATTGATGAAGAATGAGAAGTGAAGAGATTAGAGATGGAAGAAGAAAAAGCAGCGGCATACTACGACGAGTTGACCCGCAAGGGCGAGGGGGCCGCAAGATTTAAACAAGGCCTTGGCTTTTCCTCTTCCGCCTCAAACGACGACGTTCCCAAACCCGGCTCCGctctcgcctcttcttcctcctttcTCTCCAAATTCGTTAAAGCCTCCTCCGCCGCTTCCCACTCCGACAAGCAACCGCAACTTAATGCCACCTCCGCTCCTTCCGAGTCGGAGAAGCAAACACAACTGCAATCCATTCACGACAAGCTCAAGAAGAAGCCCTCTTCCGAACCTAGGGTTTCCAGCAGGGAGAGGGAGAGGGATAGAAGTAGAAGACGAAGCAGGAGCAGAGACAGATACAGGGAATCGCGGAGGCGAAGCAGGAGTAGAGAGAGATATAGGCATAGAGATTCCGAAGGGGACAGGGACAGGGACAGGGACAGGGATAGGGATAGGGATAGGGATAGGGATAGGGATAGGGATAGAGGGAGACGGAGAAGTAGAAGCGTTTCTCCTCGCAGACAGCGTAGGTCGGAGAAGGAGGCGAATGTTATAGGGAAAGTGAGTGAAGCGAGAAAGGGAAAGAATGTTGGGACTGATTATTCCAACCTAATTCAAGGTTATGATCGTATGGTACGTTCCACTCTTCTaagtccattttttttttctctcgcTATGACCTGATGAAGATATTGCTTTCATGTCTAGACACtcttttttctaaattttctcTACTATTGGCTGGGATTTGTTTGTCATGATTCATGGACATCTTTTGTTGCTATTGTCTACAGTCATCTGCTGAAAGAGTCAAAGCCAGGATGAAGCTTCAGCTCTCTGAAACTGGTAAGCCAATAGATCTCCAGGGGAGAAATTATCCTTTCTTCTTGAATACATTCTCACCATATGTTTtgaataaattgtttttatttatgaatCGAACACTGATATTAGATGCACTGATCTTGAATGTTCTGAAAATCTTTCCTGTAGTCGACTAGATTGAGAATGTTCTTAAGAAATGATAATGTTAATCTTGCGTGGAAAACTTGGTTTTTGGCACGAATAGTTGCCTTGCCTTCTCTTGACTTCTTGTTGTATATGATCATTTGATCTTAGAGACTTGTTAAGGTTGCTACTATCTAGTCATATATACGAATAGGACTAGCTATATTACAaaccaaaattttaatatttcaccCTTGAAGTGttgatataaattataaatatttgctCTCTAGCTTGCCAAATGAGATGGTTTGTGCATACGCTAttgatttttttctaatatactTCATACTTTTAAATGTAGCTGCACATGATTCAGAAAAGGGCGTGGGCTGGGAGCGGTTTGAGTTTAACAAGGATGCCCCTCTTGATGATGAAGAAGTTGAAGGTCAGACTTGTTTCTTAATCTATTTGTGGGATTTCTTTCTGTTGTGTACCTATGAATTCTTCCATTTAATCCTTTGTTTTTAATTCCTTTTTGGATCTATAAGGACAATTTGCCTTGACTGCTGCTTATTCCCCATTCTTGGTAAAAGTCCCTAAAACTAGAAGATTCTTGCATTGTTCATTTCTATGTGGACATTTCTTGGGTCTCCCCGTGCTTCTCCTGTTAATATAGTCAACATTTTCTGGATCTTGTTATTGGAAATTAAAGGAACACCTTTCTcagtattaaataattaattctaTGTTTGTTGGTTCTGTATCTGTCTTTTTTAAGTTTATACTTTTCCGTTGTTGAATGATGGTGTTTTCAGCTATATACTTTTGCGATGGCAGTTAGTAGTGATGGTTTTGTTGAAATTAATAAAACTGATTGTACACGCCTTCCATCTGCAGTTGCTGAAGATGATGCACCCTTAGTTAAGCACATCGGCCAAAGTTTCAGATTTTCTGCAGTTGAGGTATCTTCCTCTTCTCTTAAGATTGAATAGTCAGTTTGATTCCTTCCTGATGTGCTTGTCTGATCATTGTTTGGAAAACTGAATTCCGTATTGTTACGTAGGCAAGGAGGAAGGATCAAATACAAGCTGCTCACGAAGAAGCTATGTTTGGTACTACAGCGCTTCCACCTCCCACTAGTACAGATAGTGAACCTGAAAGGGAGGACGAGAAGGAGGTTGCTAAAAATGATCTGGTTACAAGCCTTTTAAGTGAAACAGTAAGCATTTTTCTATGTCACAGCATATTGATGGCATAACAAATAATTCAAGTAACCCTGTTATATTTGGTTTCAGGTGCTGGCCCAGCAAAAGGGATCTTGGCGTGATCGGGTTCGGCAGGCTTAGAATTTGCCCCTTAAAGTTGATCTGATGACAGAAAAGTTGGCCAAAATGTCACATGGATTTGGCTTTAACCATGTCTACATATATTCCAATTTTGCGGTTGGAATTACTGTGCAATTTTTTTTGGCTTCTGTATGGTGTGAGGTAGCTTTAACCAATCATACTATTTATATCCGGTTCCATGCAACTGCCACTATTTTCAAGCCTATCTCACTAGTGAAGTAGGCTTGGTGCTGCAGCTTGTAATTTCAAATTACAGAAGGGGAAGTGGGTTGTGTGATGTTTTTTGTGTAATGTCAATTTCGTAGTGGAATATTTAAGAGGGAGAGACTGCAGAAAGAACAATGTTAATACACAGGCTTTACCTCTGATCTTATATATGCGCAGTTTTCACCATCTGATTATAGTTGGTTCGGACtcaattttatttacatttgtAATTATGACACCTTAGATAGATGGTACAACTtatgacattttttattttatattttttcttaagatTTTGTCATAAATCTTCTTAGAATCAgttgagaaaaatattttctttaatttgattAGCTTGTACTAAAATTTGATTTGATGATATTTAGATAAATTATTATAGATCCCTAGATATTGGTGTAACATACTTGGTTTTGAGGACTGCtttgaaaataagttttttaagaTAATTCTTTTAGGTAAGAAAACTAACTTTCAATAcattgacaaaaaaattatcgataattttgtgtttattgataactttttttaattatcaatgAATTTGTGCATATcgataattaaaaattatcaatGAATTTgtgtatattaatatttttttaattatcgattaatttatgtatatcaataattttttaattatcgaCGAATATGCTTTGTTGGTAATCACTGACTAATTTAGCGCAAATCAATATATGTCGATAATATTTATCGATAAATTTctcaataaatataattataatattattattaattaagttaataataataattataatatgattatTAAATTGCCTTCATCTAGTGGTTACATACCTTCCATGTAATTAGAGGATTTGCGTTTGACTCCTCCTATAATAAAATGTGAATATTGattataaagtaataataatgatattatttaatataaaaaatctgTTTAACAAAGAACAATAGACAcataatattgaaaataaaattattgtgaTTGAAACGtagtaaatatttattaatcatatactatgaatatttttaaaaactccaAATTTTATATAAGAGTCAGTAGAATTTTATTGTAATAGATAATAGTATTTTAGAaatgttaaaaatttaatatattttatttattagcaTTTCTAAAGTTGATAAGATGATttaatacaaattaataattattcaaaaaaattattgcaatTTATTAATAGcttattcataattattttctatttaaataataagAAGAGTACTCTTGAGCGTTGTGCATGCCTTCACAATTTCCTACTAGGttgcatattttatttttttagtttgtatCATTTAGATGagtaaaataaagaaaaaatgtgtaaatatccaaatcaaatgaaaatatttttttactataaaaaaatatatattcaataGAACTTATATTATAGTAATGAAATTCACTAGCTATAACAACTCAATTTGCGGGTTATAATAATTCGATCATGTGCAACTAGACAACTATCTATTTTTGCAAAAAAACTAGCCAACATTCTCAATAATCAGTTCCTGTCTTTCTTTTGTTTCAGTCATTCTTGTTATCCTCCATTTAGTGCTCTGTAAGCAGTTTTTCTTCATTCTCATTGCTTCAACACATTTTTCTGatagtattatattattatgttcAAGTGTAACATATTTTGATCACCATGCAAGTTGGTTTAAGTAGTCATCTACAGACTCACGACTCACACTTAATCATttgttttgaattatttttgtaCCTATAAGTACAATTTTCCCACACCTTTCTGCcctaaaatgtttatttttaataaataaatgtaaaataaaaggtaaaaagttcacatatataattttttaaataaaacttaaaataaaataaaaaaattaagagctcCCATAATAGAACATCTCAAAACATTTCCTTGTTTTATGTATTTAGtgattagaagaaaaaaaaatggatgtAAGTTTTATTGTCGAATCCACTAGTTCGTGTGGCTATGTGTTTCATGTGTAATGAATTTAAGTGTTTTGAGAATTTTGCTATCTTTTACtaaagtttttatattaaaaagcTTATTCAGCGGTAAATCTATATTTTCACTTGTCCTcttcaatgatttttttattctactaatatttccattttttaaataaaccataatttcaagaattaaaagaagttttttatatacttgaaaaatatatattataattaatttagatttaaaGTGAATTTAAAATTAGTAATAAATCAATTGACAAAAATCCAATCTTGTTTAAAATAAAGTATAGATTtagatctaaaatacaatgCATTAGATTGATGTTTAAAAATCCAATCCAGGTAAACAGGGTATAAATTACCCTCACAGATGTCAATTCATAATTGATGAGATAATACATCAGTCAGACTGTTTATTTATTGATGGTTACAATATCTCCTTTATTTATGATTCAACCGTACCAATTCGAATATATTGCCATCGGTAATTAGGTACAAAATTGATTACCCTTCTAATTGGTACAATGCAATGCTTCTCTGAATGATAATATTTGTTGTGCTTTGTTGATCCGAATGATGCTGGTTCTCAAATTTGTAACTTGGAAGGCAACAATAATGCAGTTGCTGCTGCTACTTATTTGTTGTACTGTGACGGTCGGTTGTTCTCACAGATTCTACTGAAAAACCGCATCTTCAGGGTATTGTCCTCCAAATCTCCGTTTTGGCAGGTTGTAAAATATTAATGAGAATTGATTTCTAATCAATGACAGTGCCATTCAATTTTGGACTCGCTAGCTTCTGAGCAGCATAGTCTGCTAAGATTAGTGGGAAATTGACTCATAACAGAGTCATATACCTCCAACTCTTGCGAAAAGCGAAAATACAAGGAAAACTTTTCCACGACCCCTTTTCTTAAACAAAtctaactattaaaataaaaaaaaaatcagaaggAAAAATGAGAGTGGAAGGAGAGcgatgataaaatatttatactcaAGATTGTATTATTTTCCTTGCGATTTTTCCTAAACTTTAAAGACCGAGCacattattcaattttttaatgttaaacaTGGCAAGGCGGGTTCtaatttagtatttttattgttattattattattcaaatattacaATATCCATACACTTTATAAAGATAAAGAGACCATAATCACTGAAGAACGAATAAATAAAGAGCAGGAgtttaagtaaaaaaatgttGCAGAATAGCGCTCtatttgtgtatatatatatagataatttTCTACTGTACATGAGCCCAGATGACAAACAAGTGGCCAAAAAATTAGCGATACTGATTCCTAAAGTATAAGATTGGTGAACAGGTGCAAAATACAGTGCATGCTTTGATATCAACACCAG encodes:
- the LOC137807829 gene encoding uncharacterized protein isoform X2, coding for MEEEKAAAYYDELTRKGEGAARFKQGLGFSSSASNDDVPKPGSALASSSSFLSKFVKASSAASHSDKQPQLNATSAPSESEKQTQLQSIHDKLKKKPSSEPRVSSRERERDRSRRRSRSRDRYRESRRRSRSRERYRHRDSEGDRDRDRDRGRRRSRSVSPRRQRRSEKEANVIGKVSEARKGKNVGTDYSNLIQGYDRMSSAERVKARMKLQLSETAAHDSEKGVGWERFEFNKDAPLDDEEVEVAEDDAPLVKHIGQSFRFSAVEARRKDQIQAAHEEAMFGTTALPPPTSTDSEPEREDEKEVAKNDLVTSLLSETVLAQQKGSWRDRVRQA
- the LOC137807829 gene encoding uncharacterized protein isoform X1 produces the protein MEEEKAAAYYDELTRKGEGAARFKQGLGFSSSASNDDVPKPGSALASSSSFLSKFVKASSAASHSDKQPQLNATSAPSESEKQTQLQSIHDKLKKKPSSEPRVSSRERERDRSRRRSRSRDRYRESRRRSRSRERYRHRDSEGDRDRDRDRDRDRDRDRDRDRDRGRRRSRSVSPRRQRRSEKEANVIGKVSEARKGKNVGTDYSNLIQGYDRMSSAERVKARMKLQLSETAAHDSEKGVGWERFEFNKDAPLDDEEVEVAEDDAPLVKHIGQSFRFSAVEARRKDQIQAAHEEAMFGTTALPPPTSTDSEPEREDEKEVAKNDLVTSLLSETVLAQQKGSWRDRVRQA